A genomic stretch from Magnolia sinica isolate HGM2019 unplaced genomic scaffold, MsV1 ctg50, whole genome shotgun sequence includes:
- the LOC131236376 gene encoding salicylic acid-binding protein 2-like, with product MEVGKNKKHFVLVHGACHGAWCWYKVATLLTSAGNRVTAVDLAASGINPKKFEDEVLKFSEYSQPLLDIMASLPPQERVILVGHSLGGLNLALAMDKYPERVSVAVFLTAFMPDSSNRPSYILDKYFERTPLELFLDTQFQFDRGPEKPATMLFGPKFLSQKLYQRSSPEDYTLATTLVRVGSLFQEDLSNAPFFSKERYGSVTRVFIVCDEDMAIPDEFQHWMVENNPVKEVKVINGSDHMPMFCKAQELCHSLLEIAERHA from the exons ATGGAGGTAGGGAAGAACAAGAAGCACTTCGTTCTAGTCCATGGTGCTTGTCATGGAGCATGGTGTTGGTATAAGGTGGCCACACTACTAACATCTGCAGGCAACCGCGTAACGGCCGTCGATCTTGCAGCTTCGGGCATCAACCCCAAGAAGTTCGAGGACGAGGTCCTCAAGTTTTCCGAGTATTCTCAGCCGTTGTTGGACATCATGGCATCTCTCCCTCCACAAGAGAGGGTGATCCTGGTGGGCCACAGCCTTGGAGGTTTGAACTTGGCTTTAGCCATGGATAAGTACCCAGAGAGGGTCTCCGTTGCCGTCTTCCTGACGGCGTTCATGCCAGATTCGTCTAACAGGCCCTCTTATATCTTGGATAAG TACTTCGAGAGGACACCATTGGAGCTCTTCCTGGACACGCAATTCCAGTTTGATCGAGGGCCAGAGAAACCCGCAACGATGCTCTTCGGCCCCAAGTTCTTGTCACAAAAGCTCTATCAACGCTCCTCTCCAGAG GACTACACCTTGGCAACTACACTTGTAAGGGTTGGATCGTTGTTTCAAGAAGATCTGTCAAATGCACCATTCTTTTCAAAGGAGAGATATGGGTCAGTTACCCGAGTTTTCATCGTATGCGATGAAGACATGGCTATTCCAGATGAGTTCCAGCATTGGATGGTCGAGAATAACCCAGTGAAAGAAGTGAAAGTAATCAATGGTTCTGATCACATGCCTATGTTCTGCAAAGCTCAGGAGTTGTGCCACTCTCTACTAGAGATCGCCGAGAGACATGCTTGA